Proteins found in one Legionella pneumophila subsp. pascullei genomic segment:
- the nudE gene encoding ADP compounds hydrolase NudE has translation MRNKPKCKQRTVIAQSRLFTVEEMYLEFSNGAQRVYERIKSHGHGAVLIVALTPGESLLLVREYAAGTDSYELSFPKGVIDRNETPIEAANRELREETGFAARELHWIRSMSLAPGYFGARIELIVAEGLYLSPLPGDEPEPPETVEWPLHAANELLEKPDFTEARSIAALFLVKEWLNKRK, from the coding sequence ATGCGGAATAAACCAAAATGTAAGCAAAGAACCGTGATAGCCCAATCCCGGTTGTTTACAGTTGAAGAAATGTATCTGGAATTTTCCAATGGGGCTCAGAGGGTCTATGAGCGGATTAAAAGTCATGGTCATGGGGCAGTGTTAATAGTTGCATTGACTCCTGGAGAATCATTATTATTAGTCCGGGAATACGCCGCAGGTACTGATTCTTATGAATTGTCCTTTCCCAAGGGAGTTATAGACAGAAATGAAACCCCTATAGAGGCAGCGAACAGAGAGTTACGTGAAGAGACGGGGTTTGCAGCAAGAGAGCTGCACTGGATACGCTCTATGTCATTGGCTCCGGGTTATTTTGGAGCTCGCATTGAACTCATTGTTGCGGAGGGCTTGTACCTCTCGCCCTTACCAGGCGATGAGCCCGAACCTCCTGAAACAGTAGAGTGGCCTTTACACGCTGCTAATGAGCTATTGGAAAAACCAGATTTTACCGAGGCGCGCAGTATTGCTGCGTTATTTTTAGTTAAAGAGTGGTTGAATAAGAGGAAATAA
- the hemW gene encoding radical SAM family heme chaperone HemW, giving the protein MLPLSLYIHIPWCIRKCPYCDFNSHKSPDVLPEHQYIQALIEDLKTDISSYNAREINSIFIGGGTPSLFSAEAYNNLFNELKSLLPFAKNIEITMEANPGTVEQHRFTDYRQSGINRLSLGIQSFNPNHLKILGRIHDEKQAHSAIDTARKAGFDNLNLDIMHSLPNQSVVQGLLDLKTALSYQPEHLSWYQLTIEPNTVFYKHTPPLPSEEEDYLLEEQGFALLYDYGYQRYEISAFSKPEKQARHNINYWLFGDYLGIGAGAHGKITSPNEVIRTRKHRQPKDYLDNEKPFLAARESIKGKELLFEFMLNTTRLEQSIPFDLFTTATGLELNQLLPLLELAKNKQLISLTETHWQVTPLGRQYTNDLQSLFLP; this is encoded by the coding sequence ATGCTTCCGTTATCCTTGTACATTCATATTCCCTGGTGCATCAGAAAATGCCCATACTGTGATTTTAACTCACACAAAAGCCCTGATGTTTTACCTGAACACCAGTATATTCAAGCCTTAATTGAAGACCTTAAAACCGATATATCCTCATACAATGCCCGTGAAATTAACTCCATTTTTATTGGTGGAGGTACACCCAGTTTATTTTCAGCCGAAGCTTATAACAACTTATTTAATGAATTAAAGTCCTTACTTCCCTTTGCAAAAAATATTGAAATCACAATGGAAGCGAATCCTGGTACTGTAGAACAACATCGATTTACTGATTATAGACAATCAGGAATCAATCGTCTTTCTTTGGGAATTCAAAGCTTTAATCCCAATCATTTAAAAATTCTTGGCCGTATTCATGATGAGAAACAGGCTCATTCAGCCATAGATACCGCTCGTAAAGCCGGTTTTGATAACCTGAATCTTGATATCATGCATAGTTTACCTAATCAAAGTGTGGTACAAGGATTACTAGATCTTAAGACTGCTTTATCCTATCAACCTGAGCATTTATCATGGTATCAATTAACCATAGAACCGAATACTGTATTTTACAAGCATACTCCTCCCCTGCCCTCTGAAGAAGAGGATTACTTACTGGAGGAGCAAGGATTTGCCCTGTTATATGATTACGGATATCAACGCTATGAGATTTCTGCCTTTTCCAAGCCCGAAAAACAAGCCAGACATAATATCAATTATTGGCTGTTTGGTGATTATTTGGGCATAGGTGCAGGTGCTCATGGGAAAATAACAAGCCCAAACGAAGTAATACGGACCCGTAAGCATCGCCAACCAAAAGATTATCTGGATAATGAAAAGCCTTTTCTGGCTGCTCGGGAATCCATTAAAGGAAAAGAATTGTTATTTGAGTTTATGCTGAATACAACCCGGCTTGAGCAATCCATACCCTTTGACTTATTCACTACTGCGACAGGATTAGAACTTAATCAGCTTTTACCCTTACTTGAATTAGCCAAGAACAAACAATTGATAAGTTTAACAGAGACTCATTGGCAAGTAACGCCATTAGGCAGGCAATATACCAATGATTTGCAATCCCTGTTTCTGCCTTAG
- a CDS encoding amidase yields MDAIHLLSATEIIRRIKMKELSAVEVMVAHLNHIDKINPVINALTERVPPEECLKQAKEIDKSIASKKSLNRLMGLPVAIKDALYVKGLICSSACSGFYKGEKAVHDATLVSRLKKEGAIILGLTNVPELCRGGDSDNLIFGRTNNPYDLTRTSGGSSGGSAALIASGGVPFALGSDGGGSLMQPAHCCGIVALKPTHGHLPHTGSVGGDSYGLIGSLISFGPMARSVSDIYLGLSVLAGPDQYDPYTNPVPVTPAIPLKKLRIAYFTENGFTPVDAEIQEVVQSAALVLQDDVAIVRELRPQCVSKAFDLHWELFLGGDRGAGFKNMLSELGVNNLSWELQEFLRQAEQSQFSVTQLQQRMREIDLFRLELASFMQDYDALISPVFPKVAKPHGIGIKEIRDFSYAMTHNLSGFPTVSIRCGTSTEGLPINVLIAANRWKDTTALAIAERVEQLMGGYKPPALIRSLQ; encoded by the coding sequence ATGGATGCCATTCATCTCCTTTCAGCAACAGAAATCATTCGCCGCATTAAAATGAAGGAACTCTCGGCCGTAGAGGTCATGGTGGCGCATTTAAACCATATTGATAAGATCAATCCTGTAATCAATGCGCTCACGGAACGTGTTCCCCCGGAGGAATGCTTAAAGCAGGCAAAAGAAATTGACAAGAGTATCGCGTCGAAAAAAAGTTTGAACAGGCTAATGGGGTTACCAGTTGCCATAAAAGACGCTTTGTATGTGAAAGGGCTAATTTGTTCTTCGGCTTGTTCAGGATTTTATAAGGGAGAAAAAGCGGTACATGACGCGACATTGGTTTCTCGACTAAAAAAGGAAGGCGCAATTATTCTTGGCTTGACCAATGTTCCAGAATTATGTCGTGGAGGTGATTCGGATAATTTAATCTTTGGACGAACCAATAATCCCTATGATTTGACTAGAACCAGTGGAGGAAGCAGTGGAGGTTCGGCTGCTTTGATTGCATCAGGAGGCGTTCCTTTTGCTTTGGGTTCTGATGGAGGGGGTAGTTTGATGCAGCCTGCTCATTGTTGTGGCATTGTTGCATTGAAGCCAACACATGGCCATCTTCCTCATACAGGCTCTGTAGGTGGAGATTCCTATGGTCTTATAGGCAGTCTAATTTCTTTCGGGCCCATGGCTCGTTCTGTCAGTGATATCTATTTAGGACTCTCCGTGCTTGCTGGTCCTGATCAATATGATCCTTATACAAATCCTGTTCCTGTTACCCCAGCTATACCACTTAAAAAATTACGCATAGCCTATTTCACAGAAAATGGTTTTACGCCGGTTGATGCGGAAATACAAGAAGTTGTTCAATCAGCTGCCTTGGTTTTGCAAGATGATGTGGCCATAGTTAGGGAGTTACGACCTCAATGTGTCAGTAAGGCTTTTGATTTGCACTGGGAGCTTTTTCTCGGGGGTGATCGAGGAGCAGGATTTAAAAATATGTTATCGGAGTTAGGGGTTAACAATCTGTCATGGGAGTTACAAGAGTTCTTGCGTCAAGCAGAACAATCTCAATTCTCGGTGACTCAATTGCAACAACGTATGCGTGAAATCGATTTATTTCGTTTGGAATTAGCCTCATTTATGCAAGATTATGATGCGTTGATCAGTCCAGTGTTTCCAAAAGTAGCAAAACCTCATGGGATTGGGATTAAAGAAATCCGCGATTTTTCCTACGCGATGACACACAACTTAAGCGGATTTCCAACGGTCAGCATAAGATGTGGAACTTCAACTGAGGGGTTACCCATTAATGTATTAATAGCCGCTAATCGCTGGAAAGATACTACCGCACTGGCAATTGCAGAACGAGTTGAGCAATTAATGGGTGGATATAAACCGCCTGCCCTTATCCGTTCTCTACAATGA
- the plsY gene encoding glycerol-3-phosphate 1-O-acyltransferase PlsY encodes MALFIFLILVGYLMGSINSAIIVCRTFGLPDPREEGSKNPGATNVLRLGGKQYGILVMVCDALKGILPVIIAQYLSGEPVTIAFTALAAVVGHMYPVFFHFRGGKGVATTIGALLAFHFVIGVMVGATWLLVANFWRYSSLASIISITLAPFYSLILVGNLNIFPPLFMITILVLYKHRDNFNRLIDGKEPKIKFKHSVIEEIMDASPATSVEQEFPGKEVIDTHIEETIKTEQAEAVKKPKAKKTTTKTKKTSSTEETAKKPKSTKPRTKTVKEKE; translated from the coding sequence GTGGCGCTTTTTATATTTCTAATATTAGTTGGTTATTTAATGGGCTCCATTAATTCAGCTATCATCGTGTGCCGTACGTTCGGACTACCCGACCCAAGAGAAGAGGGCTCAAAAAACCCAGGGGCTACTAATGTACTTCGTCTTGGAGGGAAACAATACGGCATCCTGGTCATGGTATGCGATGCTTTAAAAGGTATACTTCCTGTAATCATAGCCCAATATTTAAGCGGTGAACCTGTAACCATTGCCTTTACTGCCTTAGCAGCAGTTGTTGGTCATATGTACCCTGTTTTCTTTCATTTTAGAGGTGGAAAAGGAGTTGCTACAACAATAGGAGCCTTGTTGGCGTTTCATTTTGTAATTGGGGTCATGGTTGGCGCAACCTGGTTACTGGTAGCGAATTTCTGGCGCTATTCCTCTTTAGCATCAATAATTTCTATCACTTTAGCTCCCTTTTACTCATTAATATTGGTGGGTAATCTCAATATATTTCCCCCCTTATTCATGATAACCATTCTGGTCCTATACAAACACCGAGATAATTTTAACCGTTTGATAGATGGAAAAGAACCTAAAATCAAATTTAAACATAGTGTGATAGAAGAAATAATGGACGCTTCACCGGCCACTTCTGTAGAGCAGGAGTTTCCCGGCAAAGAAGTCATTGATACGCATATCGAAGAAACAATAAAGACAGAACAAGCTGAGGCCGTAAAAAAGCCGAAAGCCAAAAAAACTACAACAAAAACAAAAAAGACAAGCAGCACAGAAGAAACAGCTAAAAAACCGAAATCAACCAAGCCTAGAACGAAAACTGTCAAAGAAAAGGAATAA
- the tsaD gene encoding tRNA (adenosine(37)-N6)-threonylcarbamoyltransferase complex transferase subunit TsaD — protein sequence MLVLGIESSCDETGVAVYDSESGLLSHALHSQIATHRVHGGVVPELASRDHVNYLIPLVDEVLTKAQIRKNQLDGIAYTAGPGLIGALLVGSCFAKSLAYALNIPALAIHHLEAHLLAAKMETPSLDFPFIALLVSGGHCQLIEVNNIGEYRLLGDTLDDAVGEAFDKTAKLMGIPYPGGAVLANLADQCLSTPYQFPRPMTDRPGLDFSFSGLKTHALNTWNQSAKKENDRSEIAKAFQQAVVETLIIKCKRAIKESQSKRLVVAGGVGANKALRSALQKWIKDIQGEVYFPALEYCTDNGAMVAYAGCLRMLRGESDEGWGVVVKPRWPLA from the coding sequence ATGCTTGTATTGGGTATAGAGTCTTCCTGTGATGAAACAGGTGTTGCTGTCTATGATTCAGAATCAGGATTATTATCCCACGCCCTGCATTCACAAATTGCTACTCATCGTGTCCATGGCGGTGTTGTTCCAGAACTGGCTTCAAGAGATCATGTGAATTATTTAATTCCTTTGGTTGATGAGGTACTAACTAAAGCGCAAATTCGTAAAAACCAATTGGACGGAATAGCCTATACCGCAGGACCTGGATTAATTGGTGCTTTGTTAGTTGGCTCTTGCTTTGCCAAAAGTCTCGCCTATGCCTTAAATATTCCAGCATTGGCAATTCATCATTTGGAAGCCCATCTTTTAGCCGCAAAAATGGAAACTCCATCTCTGGATTTTCCATTTATTGCTCTGTTGGTTTCCGGCGGTCATTGTCAACTGATAGAAGTAAACAACATTGGCGAGTATCGATTATTAGGAGACACTCTCGACGACGCAGTAGGAGAAGCTTTTGACAAGACAGCCAAGCTGATGGGGATTCCCTATCCTGGTGGAGCCGTGTTGGCAAATTTAGCCGATCAATGCTTATCAACACCCTACCAATTCCCCCGCCCCATGACTGACAGGCCAGGTTTGGATTTTAGTTTCAGCGGGCTAAAAACTCATGCCTTAAATACCTGGAATCAAAGTGCAAAAAAAGAAAACGACCGTTCAGAAATTGCAAAAGCATTTCAACAAGCAGTAGTCGAAACATTAATCATCAAATGCAAAAGAGCCATCAAAGAATCTCAATCGAAGCGCCTGGTGGTAGCAGGTGGGGTAGGAGCCAATAAAGCGTTGCGTAGCGCTTTGCAAAAATGGATTAAAGACATTCAAGGGGAAGTGTACTTCCCAGCCCTGGAATATTGCACAGATAATGGTGCAATGGTTGCTTATGCGGGATGTTTACGAATGTTGCGAGGGGAGAGTGATGAGGGGTGGGGTGTTGTAGTCAAACCTCGTTGGCCCCTCGCTTGA
- the rpsU gene encoding 30S ribosomal protein S21 — MPTVRVKEGENPEYALRRFKRSCEKAGILTELRRREFYEKPTAERKRKQAAAVKRHLKKISRDVSSKRGVGHRRKKSTT; from the coding sequence ATGCCTACCGTTCGTGTAAAAGAAGGCGAAAACCCAGAATATGCACTACGACGTTTCAAACGCTCTTGTGAAAAAGCCGGTATTTTAACCGAATTACGTCGCCGTGAGTTTTATGAAAAACCAACCGCAGAGCGTAAGCGCAAGCAAGCTGCTGCAGTAAAACGTCATCTTAAAAAAATATCTCGTGATGTTAGCTCAAAACGAGGTGTTGGTCACCGACGTAAAAAAAGCACTACCTGA
- a CDS encoding GatB/YqeY domain-containing protein: protein MTIKEQINNDIKDAMRAKDKNLLNALRLISAAVKQIEVDERIEVDNERMLVILDKMSKQRKESIAQFEKANRDDLVAQEQFELDVIAKYLPEPLTDDEIDALISDAIKSTGAEKMSDMGKVMAILKPKLQGRADMAQVSAQIKAKLS, encoded by the coding sequence ATGACTATAAAAGAACAAATCAATAATGACATTAAAGATGCTATGCGCGCAAAGGACAAAAACTTGCTCAATGCTTTACGCTTAATTAGTGCTGCTGTAAAACAAATTGAAGTCGATGAGCGCATTGAAGTAGATAATGAGCGCATGTTAGTCATCCTGGACAAAATGTCCAAACAACGTAAAGAATCTATTGCCCAATTTGAAAAAGCAAACCGGGACGATCTGGTTGCTCAGGAACAATTTGAGTTGGATGTCATTGCAAAATACCTGCCTGAACCTTTAACAGACGATGAAATTGATGCGTTAATCAGCGACGCGATTAAGTCTACTGGCGCTGAAAAAATGTCTGATATGGGTAAAGTCATGGCTATCCTTAAGCCAAAATTACAAGGACGAGCGGACATGGCTCAAGTCAGCGCCCAGATAAAGGCGAAATTAAGCTGA
- the dnaG gene encoding DNA primase has product MSGLIPQPFIDDLLHRTDLVELIDGYVPLKKRGNSHIACCPFHNEKTPSFNVVAKKQFYHCFGCGASGNAISFIMNYLNQGFTDAVETLATRLGLSVPRDGTGEKHKSSLNLYNLMTEVSQYYQKKLKYNGQVAIDYLRSRGLSGEIAKRYHLGYAPEGWHNLEKAFPNNQRELLSTGMLIKSDDGKIYDRYRNRIMFPIHDRNGRVIGFGGRVLDKDQKPKYLNSPETVLFQKSRELYGLHQVLSQQKNPDSIIVVEGYMDVIALAQHGIFNVVATLGTATSTFHIQLLAKHTKHLIFCFDGDAAGRQAAWRALESSLPHLNAGLDAGFIFLPAEHDPDSLVRNEGKNGFLELLRQATPLHRFFFDTLSKDINLLNPAGKTQLINAVKPYLQKMVEGSYKQLLIDDLARLTHIESHRLNNLITEKSESKPEVQAAISRSPLRIAIALLLQNPEIYSVAIQQINPELLNEQEHHILLKLLQQLKDNPNANTATLIEFWRNSSYFELIVKLAAWDHQVPDQELIKEFIDVLLFLQKQNREILIRQYIEKSRKIGLTENERLNLQNLLKERHGQAEIEK; this is encoded by the coding sequence ATGTCTGGCTTAATCCCACAGCCATTCATTGATGATCTATTACACCGAACTGATTTGGTGGAATTGATAGACGGCTACGTTCCTTTGAAAAAAAGAGGCAACAGTCATATTGCGTGTTGCCCTTTTCATAATGAGAAAACCCCATCATTCAACGTCGTTGCGAAAAAACAATTTTATCATTGTTTTGGTTGTGGTGCCTCAGGTAACGCCATCAGTTTTATCATGAATTATCTGAATCAAGGTTTTACCGATGCCGTGGAAACCCTTGCGACTCGCTTAGGCTTAAGTGTCCCAAGGGATGGTACAGGAGAGAAACATAAATCATCTCTCAATCTCTATAATCTCATGACAGAAGTCAGCCAATATTACCAAAAAAAATTAAAATATAATGGACAAGTGGCAATTGACTATCTTCGCAGCAGAGGTCTTAGCGGGGAGATTGCCAAGCGATATCATTTAGGCTACGCGCCTGAGGGTTGGCATAACCTGGAAAAAGCTTTCCCCAACAATCAACGCGAACTATTGAGCACTGGTATGCTCATTAAAAGCGATGACGGTAAAATTTATGACCGATATCGTAACAGGATTATGTTCCCTATCCACGACAGGAACGGGCGTGTAATAGGCTTTGGTGGCCGTGTACTCGATAAAGACCAAAAACCCAAATACCTTAACTCACCCGAAACAGTACTTTTTCAAAAAAGTCGTGAGTTATATGGCTTACATCAAGTCCTGTCTCAGCAGAAAAATCCCGACAGTATTATCGTTGTTGAAGGTTACATGGATGTCATTGCCTTGGCACAGCATGGCATTTTTAATGTGGTCGCAACCCTGGGAACTGCCACCAGCACATTCCATATACAACTACTGGCAAAACATACCAAACATCTTATTTTTTGCTTCGATGGCGATGCTGCGGGCAGACAAGCAGCCTGGCGGGCATTGGAGAGCAGTTTACCGCATTTGAATGCAGGGCTGGATGCTGGATTTATTTTCTTGCCTGCTGAGCATGACCCGGATAGCCTGGTAAGAAATGAAGGAAAAAACGGTTTCCTGGAACTCTTGCGGCAAGCAACCCCGCTCCACCGCTTTTTCTTTGATACTTTAAGTAAAGACATTAATTTGTTGAATCCCGCAGGAAAAACGCAGCTGATCAACGCCGTGAAACCCTATTTACAAAAAATGGTTGAAGGATCATACAAGCAGTTGCTTATTGATGACTTGGCACGTTTGACTCATATCGAAAGCCATCGCTTAAATAATTTGATTACTGAAAAATCTGAAAGCAAACCAGAAGTACAAGCCGCTATTTCTCGCTCGCCTCTACGTATTGCTATCGCGCTCCTCTTACAAAACCCCGAAATTTATTCTGTAGCAATACAACAAATCAACCCCGAGCTGCTCAATGAACAGGAGCATCATATTTTATTGAAATTATTGCAACAATTAAAAGACAATCCCAATGCCAATACTGCTACACTCATTGAATTCTGGCGCAATAGCAGTTATTTTGAATTGATAGTTAAATTAGCGGCCTGGGATCATCAAGTACCAGACCAGGAGTTGATTAAAGAATTTATTGATGTCTTATTATTTTTACAAAAGCAAAATCGTGAGATATTGATACGGCAATACATAGAAAAATCCAGAAAAATTGGTTTAACAGAAAATGAACGGCTCAACTTACAAAATTTGTTAAAGGAAAGACATGGGCAAGCTGAAATTGAAAAATAA
- the rpoD gene encoding RNA polymerase sigma factor RpoD: MTMNDQDQQSSQITKVISLGKEQGYLTYSQINDLLPNIVDTEHFDVIISMLEGMNIKVFELPPSEDELALLLNTEEVPDIEEAAMVLASVDKETGRTTDPVRMYMREMGTVELLTREGEIRIAKRIEEGIYQVLKSLAHYPETVQLVLEDYDRFLVEEIRLNEIISGFADVDEEIAPATNIGSMLDEEQQEDILLDVDEEDEDGEGGISDVDDGPNPEQAKAYFDELREAFDKAMKALKEHGRTNKKTVELLDSMSESFLKLKLTSRQVDKLTRHFRQLRNHIREFERSIMRLCIEKARIPRKLFIDTFPGQETDLSWLETIISKHAKKLDLERIEEYREEILRLQSKLASFEIEYGLTISEIKDINRKMSIGEAKARRAKKEMVEANLRLVISIAKKYTNRGLQFLDLIQEGNIGLMKAVDKFEYRRGYKFSTYATWWIRQAITRSIADQARTIRIPVHMIETINKLNRISRQILQETGREATPEELAEKMELSEDKIRKVLKIAKEPISMETPVGDDDDSHLGDFIEDNNIESPIDMATAEGLREATLEILETLTPREAKVLRMRFGIEMNTDHTLEEVGKQFDVTRERIRQIEAKALRKLRHPSRSEKLRSFLEGDEG, from the coding sequence ATGACCATGAATGACCAAGATCAGCAAAGCTCACAAATTACGAAAGTCATTAGCCTGGGTAAAGAGCAAGGTTATTTGACTTACAGTCAAATTAATGACTTATTACCTAACATTGTGGATACAGAGCATTTTGATGTAATCATTAGCATGCTGGAAGGCATGAACATCAAAGTTTTTGAGCTTCCACCCAGTGAAGATGAACTTGCGCTCTTATTAAATACTGAAGAAGTACCAGATATTGAAGAAGCAGCGATGGTACTCGCCTCTGTGGATAAAGAAACAGGTAGAACAACTGACCCGGTGCGTATGTATATGCGCGAAATGGGCACAGTAGAACTGCTGACTCGTGAAGGTGAAATCCGCATTGCCAAACGCATTGAAGAAGGAATATACCAGGTTCTAAAATCCTTGGCGCATTATCCGGAAACAGTGCAACTGGTTCTTGAGGATTATGATCGTTTCCTTGTCGAAGAAATTCGTCTTAATGAAATCATTAGCGGTTTTGCTGATGTTGATGAAGAAATAGCACCAGCCACCAACATTGGTTCCATGCTTGATGAAGAGCAACAGGAAGATATTCTTCTTGATGTGGATGAGGAAGATGAAGACGGAGAAGGCGGCATCTCTGATGTGGATGACGGACCCAATCCTGAGCAAGCAAAAGCTTACTTTGATGAATTGCGTGAAGCCTTTGACAAGGCAATGAAAGCTCTTAAAGAGCACGGCCGTACGAATAAAAAAACGGTGGAGTTGCTCGATTCCATGTCTGAATCTTTTCTGAAGCTCAAATTGACTTCCAGACAAGTGGATAAATTAACTCGCCATTTTCGCCAATTGCGTAATCATATCCGCGAATTTGAGAGAAGCATTATGCGTCTTTGTATCGAAAAGGCACGCATCCCCAGAAAATTGTTTATAGATACCTTCCCTGGCCAGGAAACTGACCTGAGCTGGTTAGAAACTATTATCAGCAAACACGCCAAAAAACTTGATCTTGAGCGTATTGAAGAATACCGGGAAGAAATACTACGCTTACAATCCAAGCTGGCCTCGTTTGAAATAGAATATGGTTTAACAATCAGTGAAATCAAAGACATTAACCGCAAGATGTCTATTGGCGAAGCCAAAGCAAGGCGAGCTAAAAAGGAAATGGTTGAAGCTAACCTGCGTCTTGTGATTTCTATCGCCAAAAAATATACCAACCGTGGTTTGCAGTTTCTTGATTTGATCCAGGAGGGCAACATTGGCTTGATGAAAGCAGTCGATAAATTCGAGTACCGACGTGGCTATAAGTTTTCTACCTATGCAACCTGGTGGATTAGACAGGCGATTACACGATCCATTGCCGATCAGGCTCGTACTATCCGTATTCCGGTTCATATGATTGAAACCATCAATAAACTCAATCGTATTTCTCGCCAAATTTTGCAAGAAACTGGCCGGGAAGCAACACCGGAAGAATTGGCCGAGAAAATGGAATTGAGTGAAGATAAAATTCGCAAGGTTCTGAAGATAGCCAAAGAACCTATTTCCATGGAAACCCCTGTCGGTGATGATGACGATTCTCATCTGGGTGATTTTATTGAGGACAACAACATTGAATCCCCCATCGATATGGCTACAGCAGAAGGTTTAAGAGAAGCCACTTTAGAAATACTGGAAACTCTGACCCCACGCGAAGCCAAGGTTCTCCGTATGCGTTTTGGTATCGAAATGAATACAGACCATACACTGGAAGAAGTCGGTAAACAATTTGACGTAACCCGCGAACGCATTCGCCAAATCGAAGCAAAAGCACTACGCAAATTACGCCATCCTTCACGTTCAGAAAAGCTAAGAAGCTTCCTTGAAGGAGATGAAGGTTAA
- a CDS encoding DUF2513 domain-containing protein, with translation MRRDWDVIRNILIKIENLETNTYLQLKNFPESEHNKISHHIELLCDDNLIECNIHKTTAGRPYDFHVSRLTWRGHEFLDSVRSDTVWSKTKEVFKNKGVDMGFNLIIATAQKIAGTLLS, from the coding sequence ATGAGACGTGACTGGGATGTCATTAGAAATATCTTAATAAAGATTGAAAACCTAGAAACTAATACTTATTTACAGCTTAAAAACTTCCCTGAATCAGAACATAATAAAATTTCCCATCATATTGAGTTGTTATGTGATGATAACTTGATTGAGTGTAATATTCATAAAACAACAGCTGGTCGACCCTATGATTTCCATGTTAGCAGACTAACATGGAGAGGACATGAGTTCCTTGACTCAGTTCGTTCAGATACAGTTTGGAGCAAAACAAAAGAAGTGTTTAAAAACAAAGGTGTTGATATGGGATTTAACCTGATAATCGCTACTGCACAAAAAATTGCTGGAACCTTGTTATCTTAG
- a CDS encoding PD-(D/E)XK nuclease superfamily protein yields the protein MKQGGSYANSSGGVLEGLVEFALTKKGFTVVRYKDWKLNPSSYGDELLLKNVPYEGLYKHASATEFVLMSKAYNLNTRIECKWQQVSGSVDEKLPYLFLNCSEKMIEPHIIILLDGGGAKPGAIEWLRESCEKFNLRELDVSKRRIDLMNMTEFVQWVNSVFK from the coding sequence ATGAAACAAGGCGGTTCATATGCAAATAGTAGTGGAGGGGTTCTCGAAGGACTAGTCGAGTTCGCTCTCACCAAAAAGGGATTTACTGTTGTCCGTTATAAAGATTGGAAATTGAATCCATCTAGCTATGGTGATGAACTATTATTGAAAAATGTTCCCTATGAAGGGCTTTATAAGCATGCTAGTGCTACAGAATTTGTATTAATGTCCAAAGCATACAATTTGAACACTAGGATTGAATGTAAATGGCAACAGGTTTCAGGGAGCGTTGACGAAAAGCTTCCTTATTTATTTTTGAACTGCTCTGAAAAAATGATTGAGCCTCATATTATTATTTTACTTGATGGCGGTGGTGCAAAACCTGGGGCTATAGAATGGCTTCGTGAATCTTGTGAAAAATTTAATTTAAGAGAGTTAGATGTTTCGAAGCGCAGAATCGATTTAATGAACATGACTGAATTTGTGCAATGGGTTAACAGCGTTTTCAAATAG